The Candidatus Paceibacterota bacterium genome has a window encoding:
- a CDS encoding HAD hydrolase-like protein, which translates to MERKFRFGIFDLDGTLVNSIPTYAETFREILEDKFAISGKEVEEYYLNSTGTPLEEQFAHVLMANGKPTDKIAEMTREFFDIVNRKDFV; encoded by the coding sequence ATGGAAAGAAAATTCAGATTCGGGATATTCGATCTGGACGGAACTCTGGTCAATTCGATCCCGACCTATGCGGAAACATTCCGCGAGATACTGGAGGATAAATTTGCGATCTCGGGGAAAGAAGTGGAAGAATATTATTTGAATTCCACGGGAACGCCCCTTGAAGAGCAGTTCGCTCATGTCCTTATGGCAAACGGAAAACCCACCGATAAAATTGCCGAGATGACGAGAGAATTTTTTGATATTGTGAACAGAAAGGACTTCGT